From a single Natronorubrum tibetense GA33 genomic region:
- a CDS encoding DUF6691 family protein codes for MAAEHEQHPLFLPLVFVGGLIFGFGLGFSHMAQPEVVLNFLQFEDFGLLFVMFGAAVVTGITFFGVTQFRSEAPLTGAIYGRRLKTLDKNVVIGGGIFGVGWGLSGICPGAAYASLGVGNVFILYGIAGMFVGAYVQGYWRSARAEGDSPATAAD; via the coding sequence ATGGCAGCCGAACACGAGCAACACCCGCTGTTCCTGCCGCTGGTGTTCGTCGGCGGACTGATCTTCGGCTTCGGACTCGGGTTCAGTCACATGGCCCAGCCAGAGGTCGTCCTGAACTTCCTGCAGTTCGAAGACTTCGGGCTGCTGTTCGTCATGTTCGGCGCGGCCGTCGTGACCGGAATCACCTTCTTCGGCGTGACGCAGTTCCGTAGCGAAGCACCGTTGACGGGGGCGATCTACGGCCGTCGACTCAAGACGCTCGACAAAAACGTCGTCATCGGCGGCGGTATCTTCGGCGTCGGCTGGGGACTCTCGGGAATTTGTCCCGGTGCGGCCTACGCCAGCCTCGGCGTCGGGAACGTTTTCATCCTCTACGGGATCGCCGGGATGTTCGTCGGCGCGTACGTCCAGGGCTACTGGCGTTCGGCGCGCGCCGAGGGCGACTCGCCCGCGACGGCCGCGGACTGA
- a CDS encoding YeeE/YedE family protein: MTATLIVAMFAELFPNGISHYVIGGLLVGLGVAVIYLGTGIPAGASTFLESTLSYGSSLARFDRYHASRDWRVVFTLGIVAGAAVYALTFQSGLLSSGLQPGAATGELREVGGVTIWLTEVQPWRLFLGGILIGIGTRLGKGCTSGHGVCGVGSASGASFVGVATFLLVAIGVAQLVAATGVSP; encoded by the coding sequence ATGACTGCAACGCTTATCGTCGCCATGTTCGCGGAGCTGTTCCCCAACGGGATCAGCCACTACGTGATCGGCGGCCTGCTCGTCGGTCTCGGGGTCGCCGTGATCTACCTCGGCACCGGCATTCCCGCCGGCGCGAGTACGTTCCTCGAGTCGACGCTCTCCTACGGCTCGAGTCTCGCCCGGTTCGACCGGTATCACGCGTCGCGAGATTGGCGCGTCGTCTTCACGCTGGGGATCGTCGCCGGCGCGGCGGTCTACGCGCTGACCTTCCAGTCCGGGCTCCTCTCGAGCGGACTCCAGCCGGGTGCGGCCACCGGCGAACTCCGGGAAGTGGGTGGCGTGACGATCTGGCTAACGGAGGTCCAGCCCTGGCGGCTGTTCCTCGGCGGCATCCTCATCGGTATCGGAACACGACTCGGCAAGGGCTGTACTTCCGGTCACGGTGTCTGTGGCGTCGGCTCGGCCTCGGGCGCGTCGTTCGTCGGCGTCGCAACGTTCCTGCTGGTAGCGATCGGAGTCGCTCAGTTGGTGGCAGCAACAGGGGTGAGTCCGTAG
- a CDS encoding response regulator: protein MSDSSSHPTRPAELLLIEDNPGDARLVEEALRDCPNPKRLHVVSDGDEAMDFLYRRGNHAAAPRPDLVLLDWNIPRTSGETVLTKVKGDPDLKHIPVTVLTGSKDDGDVARSYERHANACLHKAVEPGEFMDTIEVYTDFWLSVAKLPVGGKGS, encoded by the coding sequence ATGAGCGACTCGTCCTCGCATCCGACGCGGCCAGCAGAGCTGTTGTTGATCGAGGACAACCCGGGAGATGCACGGCTCGTCGAGGAAGCGCTTCGTGACTGTCCGAACCCAAAACGGCTGCACGTCGTCTCCGACGGCGACGAGGCGATGGACTTCCTCTATCGGCGCGGCAATCACGCGGCCGCGCCGAGACCGGATCTGGTGTTACTCGACTGGAACATTCCGCGGACGAGCGGCGAGACAGTGCTGACGAAGGTGAAAGGCGATCCCGATCTCAAGCACATTCCCGTCACCGTCCTGACCGGCTCGAAAGACGACGGCGACGTCGCCCGATCCTACGAGAGACACGCCAACGCCTGTCTCCATAAGGCGGTCGAGCCGGGGGAGTTCATGGACACCATCGAAGTGTACACGGATTTCTGGCTCTCGGTCGCCAAACTACCGGTCGGGGGGAAGGGGAGCTAA
- a CDS encoding DUF7344 domain-containing protein, producing MDQRDAFRVLASADRQFVLHELVDRDKSISVDALSQAVAARRHRVPTEAVSDAQADRAQVRLVHLHFPQLMERNIITVDWTDDEVSLADTGHVDVLLEAAEELEPWPPNDMPGKFSW from the coding sequence ATGGATCAGCGGGATGCGTTTCGAGTGCTCGCAAGTGCAGACCGGCAGTTCGTGCTCCACGAATTGGTCGACCGGGACAAATCGATATCCGTCGACGCGCTCTCGCAGGCGGTTGCCGCGCGACGACACCGCGTTCCGACCGAGGCGGTGAGCGACGCACAGGCCGACCGAGCACAGGTCCGACTGGTCCACCTCCATTTCCCCCAGTTGATGGAACGGAACATCATCACCGTCGACTGGACCGACGACGAAGTCTCACTGGCCGATACCGGGCACGTCGACGTGTTGCTCGAGGCCGCCGAGGAACTCGAGCCGTGGCCGCCGAACGATATGCCGGGGAAGTTCTCCTGGTAG
- a CDS encoding M14 family metallopeptidase yields MRVAQLGSGTPEIAVVAGVHGDEPCGVRAVKRLLDERPTVERPVKLVVVNEAALERQVRFVDEDLNRAFPGDSHAKTHEGRLAHELIEELEGCLSFSMHSTQSHAEPFAIVNELSETATELVPQLPVATMVETSNFAEGRLFSEVDTIEVECGLQGTETAAQNADRLTRAFLTAVGALPGDTVARDLPVYRLTDVIRKERADTYEVFVENFAEVEPGDPFAAADGDTQVAQEPFYPVLMSPNGYRNVFGYAAEKVDVLTPSPAAD; encoded by the coding sequence ATGAGAGTTGCACAGCTCGGGTCGGGAACGCCGGAGATCGCCGTCGTCGCGGGCGTCCACGGGGACGAACCTTGTGGCGTCCGCGCCGTCAAACGGCTGCTCGACGAACGTCCGACCGTCGAACGGCCCGTCAAGCTCGTCGTCGTCAACGAGGCGGCGCTCGAGCGACAGGTACGGTTCGTCGACGAGGATCTCAACCGCGCATTCCCGGGCGATTCACACGCAAAGACTCACGAAGGCCGACTCGCACACGAACTCATCGAGGAGCTCGAGGGCTGTCTGTCGTTCTCGATGCACTCCACGCAGAGCCACGCCGAGCCGTTCGCGATCGTCAACGAGCTCAGCGAGACGGCGACGGAACTGGTTCCACAGCTCCCAGTGGCTACGATGGTCGAGACGAGTAACTTCGCGGAGGGACGGCTCTTCTCCGAGGTCGACACGATCGAAGTCGAGTGCGGACTGCAGGGCACCGAGACGGCCGCCCAAAACGCCGATCGTTTGACGCGAGCGTTCCTGACGGCCGTCGGCGCGTTACCCGGCGATACGGTCGCCCGGGATCTGCCGGTCTATCGGCTCACCGATGTCATTCGGAAGGAGCGAGCCGACACCTACGAGGTCTTCGTCGAGAACTTCGCCGAAGTCGAGCCCGGCGACCCCTTCGCGGCCGCCGACGGCGATACGCAGGTCGCACAGGAGCCGTTCTATCCGGTGCTCATGTCACCGAACGGCTATCGAAACGTCTTCGGCTACGCCGCGGAGAAGGTCGACGTACTGACGCCGTCACCGGCCGCAGACTGA
- a CDS encoding DUF309 domain-containing protein — protein sequence MDDHTSDPSVPPPTGGTAPTGWRAADGRWEHATLRRATVHGVRLFNAGAYHESHDCFELEWYNYGRGTEESAFLHGMVQVAAGTYKRADFTDDDGMRSLFRTALQYLQGVPRDYYGVDLLEVRTTLTNALEEPSRIDEWRIPIDGERPTAREVDFEYLDGLEE from the coding sequence ATGGACGACCACACCAGTGACCCGTCGGTTCCCCCACCGACCGGAGGGACCGCACCGACGGGCTGGCGCGCTGCCGACGGCCGCTGGGAACACGCGACGCTCCGTCGGGCGACCGTCCACGGCGTCCGGCTGTTCAACGCCGGAGCCTACCACGAGAGCCACGACTGCTTCGAACTCGAGTGGTACAACTACGGCCGCGGCACCGAGGAGAGTGCGTTCCTCCACGGGATGGTCCAGGTCGCCGCCGGCACGTACAAACGCGCCGATTTCACGGACGACGACGGGATGCGGTCGCTCTTTCGAACCGCACTCCAGTACCTCCAGGGCGTTCCACGAGACTACTACGGCGTGGACCTCCTCGAGGTCCGAACGACGCTGACGAACGCGCTCGAGGAACCGAGCCGGATCGACGAGTGGCGAATTCCCATCGACGGCGAGCGACCGACCGCTCGGGAGGTCGACTTCGAGTACCTCGACGGGCTCGAGGAGTGA
- a CDS encoding extracellular solute-binding protein — protein MNTAGDRSGPRVSRRSVLATTGSLAGLGIAGCLSDTSSVRVLSAGSLAHTFEDHVGPAFREETGTEVHGEYYGANAVMRMVEDRTKHPDVVVSADATLLRDRLYGEFTDWDVEFATNSLGLGYNEDTEFGEQLEDGEPWYELARETDDGDLAIGDPNLDPLGYRAVQAFSLAAEEYGLEGFREAMLERVYEEPEEPQIMAGVESGSRAGAIIYRNMAVDHDMPFLEFPAEYNFAEPELADRYATVEFTTDEEGYTAEGRPILYNATVTDDADDPDAGHEVVQFLVNNPGLLEEAGLTVGSSVPTPNGAVPEAVDV, from the coding sequence ATGAACACCGCTGGCGACCGCAGTGGACCCCGGGTGAGTCGCCGTTCGGTACTCGCGACGACCGGGTCACTCGCCGGTCTCGGTATCGCGGGCTGTCTCAGCGACACCTCTTCAGTACGAGTGCTGTCGGCCGGGAGCCTCGCTCACACCTTCGAGGACCACGTCGGGCCAGCGTTCAGGGAGGAAACCGGAACCGAGGTTCACGGCGAGTACTACGGTGCGAACGCGGTGATGCGGATGGTCGAAGACCGGACCAAACATCCCGACGTCGTCGTCAGCGCCGATGCGACGCTGCTTCGGGACCGGTTATACGGGGAATTCACCGACTGGGACGTCGAATTCGCGACCAACAGTCTCGGGCTCGGATACAACGAGGACACCGAATTCGGAGAGCAACTCGAGGACGGCGAGCCGTGGTACGAACTGGCTCGAGAAACCGACGACGGTGACCTCGCCATCGGTGACCCGAACCTCGATCCGCTGGGGTATCGCGCCGTGCAGGCGTTTTCGCTCGCAGCCGAGGAATACGGACTCGAGGGGTTTCGCGAGGCGATGCTCGAGAGGGTCTACGAGGAGCCAGAAGAGCCCCAGATCATGGCTGGGGTCGAAAGCGGTAGCCGCGCTGGTGCAATCATCTACCGAAATATGGCGGTCGATCACGACATGCCGTTCCTCGAGTTTCCGGCCGAGTACAACTTCGCGGAGCCGGAACTCGCCGACCGTTACGCAACGGTCGAGTTCACGACCGACGAGGAAGGGTACACCGCCGAGGGCCGCCCGATACTCTACAACGCGACGGTCACCGACGACGCCGACGACCCCGACGCGGGCCACGAGGTCGTCCAGTTTCTGGTCAATAACCCGGGCCTGCTCGAGGAGGCGGGGCTGACGGTCGGATCGAGCGTCCCCACCCCGAACGGTGCGGTTCCGGAGGCGGTCGACGTATGA
- a CDS encoding ABC transporter permease, with the protein MSRSETARLRRIRTPELLVPAALGGLILVYFALPFATFLSRTGTADVVAGLSTPEAQVAIRNSLLTAPVSTAIATVLGVPLAYVLARTSFPGKRLVEALVILPLIVPPVVGGAMIITAVGRFTPIGSAATAAGVPLTDSLVGVILAQTFVAAPFVIITARAGFGAVDERLEQASRSLGYGPLETFWNVSLPLARGAILAGISLTFARAIGEFGATMMVAYNPRTMPTRIWVDFITGGIDAIAPLALALFAITLVVLAAVQRFGRVPTVIDR; encoded by the coding sequence ATGAGTCGCTCCGAAACGGCTCGTCTCCGGCGAATTCGAACGCCGGAGCTACTCGTTCCGGCGGCGCTCGGCGGACTCATCCTCGTCTACTTCGCGCTCCCGTTCGCCACCTTCCTCTCTCGAACGGGGACGGCGGACGTCGTCGCCGGCCTGTCCACCCCCGAGGCGCAGGTCGCGATTCGCAACTCGCTGCTCACCGCACCGGTTTCGACCGCGATCGCAACAGTTCTCGGCGTGCCGCTCGCGTACGTCCTCGCCCGGACGTCGTTCCCCGGAAAGCGTCTCGTCGAGGCGCTGGTGATCCTCCCGCTCATCGTCCCGCCCGTCGTCGGCGGCGCGATGATCATCACTGCCGTCGGGCGATTTACGCCGATTGGCTCCGCCGCGACCGCCGCGGGCGTCCCGCTCACCGACAGCTTGGTGGGGGTCATCCTCGCCCAGACGTTCGTCGCCGCGCCGTTCGTCATCATCACGGCTCGAGCCGGGTTCGGCGCCGTTGACGAACGCCTCGAGCAGGCCTCCCGGTCGCTCGGCTACGGCCCGCTCGAGACCTTCTGGAACGTTTCGCTTCCGCTGGCTCGCGGCGCGATCCTCGCCGGGATCAGCCTGACGTTCGCTCGAGCGATCGGCGAGTTCGGCGCGACGATGATGGTCGCCTACAACCCGCGGACGATGCCGACGCGCATCTGGGTCGACTTCATCACCGGCGGGATCGACGCGATTGCCCCGCTCGCGCTCGCCCTGTTCGCGATCACGCTCGTCGTTCTCGCGGCCGTCCAGCGGTTCGGACGAGTTCCGACGGTGATCGATCGATGA
- a CDS encoding ABC transporter ATP-binding protein has protein sequence MMLELDSLTHRYGTESAVDDASFGVGEGELVALLGPSGCGKTTIVQAVAGHVRPTAGRVKLRGADVTDSPPESRGISVVFQQSTLYPHMTVAENVAYGLKARGVESNRRADVVSEYLELVDLREQRDAYPSELSGGQRRRVELARAVAPEPDVLLLDEPLSALDRSLRERLRDEIARIQRETGVTTLFVTHDQEEAMALADRLVVMDDGSVAGTGEPRPLYESPPTPFVASFLGRSNELSATVTRQAPLTLTVGGQEVVLSDSRADVSTGSAVSCHVRPENLTLGSVSTLSSDAPAVSVPGTVTRVADMGRRYDVTVRLESEEAVIVERTEMPPATGESVSVGLLEADLTIFGAGRSDRLGVDVSST, from the coding sequence ATGATGCTCGAACTCGATTCGCTCACGCACCGATACGGGACCGAATCCGCCGTCGACGACGCCTCGTTCGGCGTCGGTGAGGGGGAACTCGTCGCGCTACTCGGCCCAAGCGGGTGTGGCAAGACGACGATCGTACAGGCGGTCGCCGGTCACGTCCGTCCGACCGCGGGCCGGGTAAAACTCCGCGGCGCAGATGTTACCGACTCTCCGCCCGAATCCCGGGGGATAAGCGTCGTCTTTCAGCAGTCGACGCTCTACCCCCACATGACCGTTGCCGAGAACGTCGCCTACGGCCTCAAAGCGCGCGGCGTCGAATCGAACCGACGGGCCGATGTCGTCAGCGAGTATCTCGAACTGGTCGACCTTCGAGAGCAGCGCGACGCCTATCCGTCGGAACTGAGCGGCGGCCAGCGTCGCCGCGTCGAACTGGCTCGAGCGGTTGCTCCGGAGCCGGACGTACTCCTGCTCGACGAACCGCTCTCGGCTCTCGACCGATCCCTGCGCGAACGCCTCCGGGACGAAATCGCCCGCATTCAACGCGAAACCGGCGTCACGACGCTGTTCGTCACGCACGACCAGGAGGAGGCGATGGCCCTCGCTGACCGACTCGTCGTGATGGACGACGGCAGCGTCGCCGGCACCGGGGAGCCGCGGCCGCTCTACGAGTCCCCTCCGACGCCGTTCGTGGCGTCCTTCCTCGGTCGGTCGAACGAGCTCTCGGCGACCGTCACCCGCCAGGCGCCACTGACGCTCACAGTCGGCGGCCAGGAGGTCGTGCTGTCCGACTCGCGAGCCGACGTTTCGACCGGTTCCGCCGTCTCGTGTCACGTGCGGCCGGAAAATCTCACGCTGGGCAGTGTCAGCACGCTTAGTTCGGACGCCCCGGCGGTGTCGGTGCCGGGAACGGTGACCCGCGTCGCCGATATGGGTCGGCGCTACGACGTGACCGTCCGACTCGAAAGCGAGGAAGCGGTTATTGTCGAGCGGACCGAGATGCCGCCAGCGACGGGCGAGTCGGTTTCGGTGGGACTGCTCGAGGCGGACCTGACGATATTCGGTGCCGGCCGGAGCGACCGTCTCGGTGTCGACGTCTCGAGCACCTGA
- a CDS encoding fumarylacetoacetate hydrolase family protein — protein MKYVRFRDPAGAVRRGEFESGHVHFANESYDLEDDAIDILPPSDPSKIVCIGRNYADHADEMGSDLPDRPLLFLKPPNAVAGHGDTITAPAGKERIDYEAELGVVIGEQCRHVPEADAMDVIEGFTCVNDISNRDDQEKEQNWIRGKAFDGAAPIGPLLATPDEVPDDASVQSRVNGDLKQDGSREQLIFPIPKLIAEITTYMTLEPGDVIATGTPEGVGPLSDGDEVEIEVEGVGTLSHSIRRP, from the coding sequence ATGAAATACGTCCGATTCCGTGACCCGGCCGGTGCCGTCCGACGCGGCGAGTTCGAGAGCGGTCACGTTCACTTCGCGAACGAGAGCTACGACCTCGAGGACGACGCCATTGACATCCTGCCGCCGAGTGACCCATCGAAGATCGTCTGTATCGGTCGCAACTACGCCGACCACGCCGACGAGATGGGGTCTGATCTGCCGGATCGCCCCCTGCTCTTTTTGAAACCACCGAACGCGGTCGCCGGTCACGGCGACACCATCACCGCACCCGCCGGAAAAGAACGGATCGACTACGAGGCAGAACTCGGCGTCGTCATCGGCGAACAGTGTCGCCACGTCCCCGAAGCCGACGCGATGGACGTCATCGAGGGCTTTACCTGCGTTAATGATATCTCGAACCGCGACGACCAGGAGAAAGAACAGAACTGGATCCGCGGAAAGGCGTTCGACGGTGCCGCGCCGATCGGCCCGCTGCTCGCGACGCCCGACGAGGTACCCGACGACGCGAGCGTCCAGTCCCGCGTCAACGGCGACCTGAAACAGGACGGGTCGCGCGAGCAACTCATCTTCCCCATTCCGAAGCTCATCGCCGAGATCACGACGTACATGACCCTCGAGCCGGGCGACGTGATCGCTACCGGCACGCCGGAAGGCGTCGGTCCGCTCTCCGACGGTGACGAGGTCGAAATCGAGGTCGAAGGCGTCGGAACGCTGTCGCACTCGATCCGCCGCCCCTGA
- a CDS encoding MBL fold metallo-hydrolase, translating to MTVRFGAVTVDWIGLATIRLEGQTGAVIYTDPGPEAYGVLDGLEPRDGDLILVSHDHHYDPDSIRRVAHEDAIVVVHESIDAREIDREVEQPESLPYEVERVRADESFVLGPLDLFTTPAYNDPAGPHVDEAGTPYHPEGRGCGFAVTVDGVSAFWPGDTDVLPFHEELDVDLFCPPIGGTFTMDRHEAADLADRIRPDLVLPVHYDTFEAIEIDADAFVVDVANRGVPVVLDEQN from the coding sequence ATGACCGTTCGATTCGGTGCGGTGACCGTCGACTGGATCGGTCTCGCGACGATTCGCCTCGAGGGCCAGACGGGGGCCGTCATCTACACGGATCCCGGGCCGGAGGCGTACGGCGTCCTCGACGGCCTCGAGCCGCGGGACGGCGATCTGATTCTCGTCAGTCACGACCACCACTACGATCCCGACTCGATCCGGCGGGTGGCTCACGAGGACGCTATCGTCGTCGTCCACGAATCGATCGACGCCCGCGAGATCGATCGGGAGGTCGAACAGCCCGAGAGTCTGCCCTACGAGGTCGAACGCGTTCGCGCCGACGAGTCGTTCGTTCTGGGACCGCTCGATCTGTTCACTACGCCGGCGTACAACGATCCGGCGGGCCCGCACGTCGACGAGGCGGGAACGCCGTACCACCCCGAAGGGCGAGGCTGTGGCTTCGCGGTCACTGTCGACGGCGTCTCGGCGTTCTGGCCCGGCGACACCGACGTACTCCCGTTCCACGAGGAGTTAGACGTCGATCTCTTCTGCCCGCCAATCGGCGGCACGTTCACCATGGATCGCCACGAAGCCGCCGATCTGGCGGACCGAATCCGGCCGGATCTCGTCCTGCCGGTCCACTACGACACCTTCGAAGCGATCGAAATCGACGCGGACGCGTTCGTCGTCGACGTCGCGAACCGGGGCGTCCCGGTGGTTCTCGACGAACAGAACTAA
- a CDS encoding Nramp family divalent metal transporter yields MTDVANSAADESGPQDSELTYPSSDWRGFFENHFGPSMLWALISIGGSHIVLAPTLGGTFGLVAIWMFGLIYVAKYGAWELGIRYNYGVGANPIEAYGDLPGPKNWALWLTILVFTVMYTFITASVGMSTAAFVAALTPGWLTAAWAYVIFIGAAGALVITSRYSVLEKALIGFTIAVGVLVLLGALVGPPSPELIADTAFAVPDLTGPAFVALFAAAAGFAPTGFSTSILIGSWSMAKGEGASELREKGLDPDDPANHDYIRAWIKTGRRDFNVGYVFSFVLIAAMVILATNVLYPNPPTDANLAFAIGSILSDSFGEWSYYAMLIGAFAALYSTVITLLDGAARATGDILPMALEDESIDSERVRKLVVVGVVVVSSAMVVALGDVPVTLLLYVAAILAVTEIFFYPANWYVVEKHLPEPFRPSRAWHVYYVVSLVLVLVFGAMGAALRLGFIG; encoded by the coding sequence GTGACCGACGTGGCCAATAGCGCGGCCGATGAGAGCGGCCCACAGGATTCCGAACTTACCTACCCATCGTCCGACTGGCGCGGGTTCTTCGAGAATCACTTCGGACCGTCGATGCTCTGGGCGCTGATCAGCATCGGCGGGAGCCACATCGTCCTCGCACCGACCCTCGGCGGAACGTTCGGGCTCGTTGCAATCTGGATGTTCGGTCTCATCTACGTCGCCAAGTACGGCGCCTGGGAACTCGGCATTCGCTACAACTACGGGGTCGGAGCGAACCCCATCGAAGCGTACGGCGATCTCCCCGGGCCGAAAAACTGGGCCCTCTGGCTGACGATCCTCGTGTTCACCGTCATGTACACGTTCATTACGGCCAGCGTCGGGATGAGCACCGCCGCGTTCGTCGCCGCACTCACGCCCGGCTGGCTCACCGCCGCCTGGGCGTACGTAATCTTCATCGGCGCCGCCGGTGCCCTGGTGATCACGTCGCGATACTCCGTCCTCGAGAAAGCCCTGATCGGCTTCACGATCGCGGTGGGCGTCCTCGTTCTCCTCGGGGCGCTCGTCGGGCCGCCCTCCCCGGAACTGATCGCCGACACGGCGTTCGCGGTGCCGGACCTCACCGGCCCGGCGTTCGTCGCGCTGTTCGCCGCCGCAGCGGGCTTCGCACCGACCGGCTTCAGCACCAGTATCCTGATCGGGAGCTGGAGTATGGCCAAAGGGGAAGGCGCCAGTGAACTCCGCGAGAAGGGGCTGGATCCGGACGATCCCGCCAATCACGACTACATCCGCGCGTGGATCAAAACCGGTCGACGGGACTTCAACGTCGGCTACGTCTTCAGCTTCGTCCTGATCGCGGCGATGGTTATTCTGGCGACGAACGTGCTCTATCCGAACCCGCCGACGGACGCCAACCTCGCCTTCGCCATCGGATCGATTCTGAGCGACTCGTTCGGGGAGTGGTCGTACTACGCCATGCTGATCGGTGCGTTCGCGGCGCTGTATTCGACGGTCATCACGCTCCTCGACGGTGCCGCCCGTGCGACCGGGGATATCCTCCCGATGGCACTCGAGGACGAGAGCATCGACAGTGAGCGGGTGCGAAAGCTCGTCGTCGTCGGCGTCGTCGTCGTCAGCAGCGCGATGGTCGTCGCGCTCGGGGATGTCCCGGTGACCCTGTTGCTCTACGTCGCCGCAATCCTCGCGGTCACGGAGATCTTCTTCTACCCGGCGAACTGGTACGTCGTCGAGAAGCACCTGCCCGAGCCGTTCCGCCCGTCTCGAGCCTGGCACGTCTACTACGTCGTGAGTCTCGTGCTCGTCCTCGTCTTCGGTGCGATGGGGGCCGCACTCCGACTCGGGTTCATCGGCTGA
- a CDS encoding zinc ribbon domain-containing protein, protein MSSDRRSNRDGGGPPYCSNCGTGLEPLTNYCPNCGVANSRSTGRSSPESSTTRGRSGLGISTDRDSSDGVTDREALEHRIATALQDGWKLEHDFGDHAVMVKRSFGSRDEHLVVALITVWFTMGIGNALYGAYRYVGDAERMVLRTDHVESSDADQESTGSALLWRATAAVCWLAAAIVAVIGLQVVTAAASLPLFLLAFVFAAMGVSALPSVRRRLEDRHSVTANGRIRSVDERTVVAYDRPCAACADPVGRGLERIYRKEFCLLGVPLTASEGRNYYCKRCATAEFQTSRGNDQQATKSSSGPVADRSVESPETDREPDHA, encoded by the coding sequence ATGAGCAGCGACCGTCGGTCGAATCGAGACGGGGGTGGGCCGCCGTACTGTTCGAACTGTGGCACCGGTCTCGAGCCCTTGACGAACTACTGTCCGAACTGCGGGGTGGCGAACAGTCGTTCGACCGGCCGATCGAGTCCCGAGTCGTCGACCACGCGAGGACGATCGGGTCTCGGTATCAGCACAGACAGGGACTCGAGCGACGGGGTGACGGATCGCGAGGCCCTCGAACACCGGATCGCGACGGCGCTGCAGGACGGCTGGAAACTCGAGCACGACTTCGGAGATCACGCCGTGATGGTGAAACGGTCGTTCGGCAGCAGGGACGAGCACCTGGTGGTCGCGCTGATCACCGTCTGGTTCACGATGGGAATCGGGAACGCACTCTACGGCGCGTACCGGTACGTCGGCGACGCCGAGCGGATGGTGTTGCGAACCGACCACGTCGAGAGCAGCGACGCCGATCAGGAGTCCACCGGATCGGCACTCCTCTGGCGGGCGACAGCCGCGGTCTGCTGGCTCGCGGCCGCAATCGTCGCCGTGATCGGCCTACAGGTCGTCACGGCAGCCGCGAGCCTACCGCTGTTCCTCCTCGCGTTCGTCTTCGCGGCGATGGGTGTGAGCGCACTGCCGTCGGTCCGACGACGACTCGAGGATCGACACTCGGTGACGGCCAACGGCCGGATCCGATCGGTCGACGAACGCACCGTCGTCGCCTACGACAGACCGTGTGCCGCGTGTGCCGATCCCGTTGGTCGGGGCCTCGAGCGAATCTACCGAAAGGAGTTCTGCCTGCTCGGCGTCCCGCTGACGGCCTCCGAGGGGCGCAACTACTACTGCAAGCGGTGTGCGACGGCCGAATTCCAGACCTCCCGCGGGAACGATCAGCAGGCAACGAAGTCGTCGTCCGGCCCGGTAGCGGACCGGAGTGTGGAGTCGCCAGAAACGGATCGGGAACCGGATCACGCCTGA